In one Candidatus Zixiibacteriota bacterium genomic region, the following are encoded:
- the sdhC gene encoding succinate dehydrogenase, cytochrome b556 subunit, with product MAFKGFLKNAYIDTNLNKNVGTFAYLFHRITGIGLVVYLIMHTYVLSSAISGHQDFNKRMGLVQNPFFAFLEILLVAGVFFHMLNGLRISICDFFGWSRAHKVFFWIELVLFVAIMIITVILQWPKMQSGYYPSI from the coding sequence ATGGCTTTCAAGGGGTTTTTAAAGAACGCTTACATCGACACCAATTTGAACAAGAATGTTGGCACTTTTGCTTATCTTTTTCACCGAATCACCGGCATCGGGCTGGTTGTCTATCTTATTATGCACACCTATGTATTGTCATCGGCCATTTCGGGGCATCAGGATTTCAATAAGCGAATGGGTCTGGTGCAGAATCCATTTTTCGCTTTTCTGGAGATACTCCTGGTCGCAGGAGTATTTTTCCACATGCTCAACGGCCTCCGGATTTCGATCTGCGATTTCTTCGGATGGTCTCGTGCCCACAAAGTCTTTTTCTGGATTGAACTCGTGCTGTTTGTCGCCATAATGATTATTACGGTGATCTTGCAGTGGCCGAAGATGCAATCCGGATACTATCCGAGCATATAG